Proteins co-encoded in one Desulfitobacterium hafniense DCB-2 genomic window:
- a CDS encoding 4Fe-4S dicluster domain-containing protein: MRYAMAIDLKRCVGCHTCSVACKMANNLPNEIWWNRILTVGGEAMDTAAGTFPNNTLEYLPVNCQHCANPACVKACPVGATYQREEDGVVIQDYDQCIGCRYCMVACPYSGVRQFNWKKPEYHVDFAVGDANITPHQYNTVSKCTFCVHRLAEGKKPACMELCIGRARYFGDIDDPESEVSKAIQGRTYFHLLEEKGTRPHVYYLT, from the coding sequence ATGCGTTATGCCATGGCAATCGATTTAAAACGCTGCGTAGGCTGTCACACCTGCTCTGTAGCATGTAAAATGGCCAACAATCTGCCCAATGAAATTTGGTGGAACCGCATCCTTACGGTAGGCGGGGAAGCTATGGATACAGCTGCCGGGACCTTCCCGAACAATACCTTGGAGTATCTGCCGGTCAATTGTCAGCACTGCGCTAATCCGGCCTGTGTGAAAGCCTGCCCTGTGGGAGCCACCTATCAACGGGAAGAAGATGGAGTCGTCATCCAGGATTATGATCAATGCATCGGCTGTCGTTACTGCATGGTGGCTTGCCCCTACAGCGGAGTTCGTCAATTCAACTGGAAGAAACCTGAATACCATGTGGATTTTGCCGTAGGGGATGCCAACATCACTCCGCACCAATACAATACCGTATCCAAATGTACCTTCTGTGTTCACCGATTAGCGGAAGGGAAGAAACCGGCCTGTATGGAATTATGCATTGGACGGGCCCGTTATTTCGGCGATATTGATGACCCGGAAAGCGAAGTCAGCAAGGCGATCCAAGGCCGTACCTACTTCCACTTGCTCGAAGAAAAAGGTACCAGGCCGCATGTCTATTATTTAACTTAA
- a CDS encoding molybdopterin-dependent oxidoreductase: MNQEKNSLNPNLSRRTFLKASGATAVTAGVVAANPWGTAMTALADEEQTSAAGEEEQIFSGACRGNCAGGCFLNIHVRNGKVVRTSAREMPNPEYNRICVKGLTHVQRIYSKERLKYPMKRAGERGEGKWERITWDEAISTIAQKWKGYQDEFGKYAFGVMWSSGSYAALSGVGIGSAINRLQNANGALNITAAVDMARGQGTKPALGQGTFVTANEPADLKNAKTIFCWGANPVGAQQQSTHFFLEAREKGAKIVVIDPNFNALAAKADIFVPVRPGSDAALALGMMNIVVRENWVDEPFLKKSTGAPFLVKESDGKFLRQSDLGIHIPEGAKDELIVWNQDSDTYGTADTVSNPALRGSYTINGVKVTTAYDLLLERIAEYPPKKAAEICNIPVAQIEEITELYATNKPSAIYEFFGIDHYVNGHYGYFAMAILAILTGNLGKPGAFCGMGENLATDWINMAGTMFPNGAKPSLSVPVNMLTEILETKMYGKTPIDLKGIYFTHVNQIGNGAERKATLEVMKKLDFIAVADLNMNETAQYADILLPVAHWFEVDDVFVNYSTHPYVILQEKAIEPLYECKSDFEIYQLLAEKLGCSDAFAMDEEDYMRLWMDTDGARKLGITLEKLKEEKILRALPGDPYIYAEGGAFATPTGRAQLYNEAPAPNNNYDQVFDLAKERLPHFEPPLEAWHENPLHAKYPFSVIQDKGRWRTHSQWWDVPMLKELSPEPFVKINPADAAARNVKTGDIIKLYNDRGYVKIKAIVDRGIQPGVLSLPKGREKQEFIEGHYQDLTSRVMNIVCANSAFFDVLVQVEKA; this comes from the coding sequence ATGAATCAAGAAAAGAACAGCCTCAATCCTAACCTGTCCCGCCGCACTTTCTTAAAGGCATCAGGAGCAACTGCGGTCACGGCGGGAGTCGTTGCTGCCAACCCCTGGGGAACGGCTATGACGGCTTTGGCTGATGAGGAACAAACTTCAGCAGCGGGAGAGGAAGAACAAATCTTCAGCGGCGCCTGTCGCGGCAATTGTGCAGGCGGATGTTTTCTGAATATCCATGTGCGGAATGGCAAAGTGGTAAGAACCTCAGCCCGTGAGATGCCGAATCCGGAATATAACCGCATCTGTGTTAAAGGATTAACCCATGTCCAGAGGATTTATAGCAAGGAGCGCCTGAAATACCCCATGAAACGTGCCGGGGAACGGGGCGAAGGAAAATGGGAACGAATCACTTGGGATGAAGCCATCAGCACCATCGCCCAGAAGTGGAAAGGCTACCAGGATGAGTTTGGCAAATATGCTTTTGGAGTTATGTGGAGTTCAGGAAGCTATGCTGCGCTGAGTGGCGTCGGGATTGGCAGCGCTATCAACCGCCTGCAAAATGCCAACGGGGCCTTGAATATTACAGCAGCTGTAGATATGGCACGGGGACAAGGAACGAAACCGGCTCTCGGTCAAGGTACATTTGTTACAGCTAATGAACCCGCGGACTTAAAAAATGCCAAGACGATTTTCTGTTGGGGGGCTAATCCTGTAGGCGCCCAGCAGCAAAGCACCCATTTCTTTTTAGAAGCCAGGGAAAAAGGTGCTAAAATCGTGGTCATTGATCCCAATTTCAACGCCTTAGCGGCCAAAGCGGATATCTTTGTCCCGGTAAGGCCGGGCTCTGATGCGGCGTTGGCCCTGGGGATGATGAATATTGTGGTCCGGGAAAACTGGGTGGATGAGCCTTTTTTGAAGAAATCCACAGGGGCCCCTTTCTTAGTCAAGGAATCTGATGGAAAGTTTTTGCGGCAAAGTGATTTAGGAATCCATATCCCTGAAGGAGCCAAGGATGAGCTAATCGTCTGGAACCAAGACTCTGACACTTATGGAACAGCCGATACCGTCAGTAACCCGGCGTTGCGGGGCTCTTATACTATCAATGGGGTTAAGGTTACGACAGCCTATGACCTGCTGTTGGAGCGCATCGCTGAATACCCGCCGAAAAAAGCAGCGGAAATCTGTAATATTCCTGTAGCGCAAATCGAAGAAATCACGGAACTTTACGCGACCAATAAGCCTTCCGCAATCTATGAGTTTTTCGGCATCGATCATTATGTCAATGGCCATTACGGCTATTTTGCTATGGCGATCTTAGCCATTCTCACCGGAAATCTCGGTAAACCGGGAGCTTTTTGCGGCATGGGTGAGAACCTGGCCACTGATTGGATCAATATGGCGGGAACGATGTTTCCCAATGGAGCGAAGCCCTCTCTTTCCGTACCTGTTAATATGCTCACTGAAATTCTGGAAACTAAAATGTATGGTAAAACTCCCATCGATTTGAAAGGTATCTACTTTACCCATGTCAATCAGATCGGCAACGGCGCCGAGCGCAAAGCGACCCTGGAAGTTATGAAAAAGCTGGATTTTATCGCAGTCGCCGATCTGAATATGAATGAAACGGCTCAGTATGCAGATATTCTGCTGCCTGTAGCCCACTGGTTTGAAGTGGATGATGTTTTTGTCAATTACAGCACCCATCCTTATGTGATATTGCAGGAGAAGGCCATTGAGCCTCTCTATGAATGCAAATCGGACTTTGAGATCTATCAATTGCTGGCGGAAAAACTTGGCTGCAGTGATGCCTTTGCCATGGATGAAGAGGACTATATGCGGTTGTGGATGGATACAGATGGAGCCAGAAAATTAGGGATTACTTTAGAGAAGCTTAAAGAAGAGAAAATACTCAGGGCTTTACCCGGAGATCCCTATATTTATGCTGAAGGCGGAGCATTTGCCACACCTACAGGGCGGGCCCAGCTCTATAATGAGGCCCCTGCTCCCAATAATAATTATGATCAGGTGTTTGATCTAGCCAAAGAGCGCCTGCCTCACTTTGAACCGCCCCTGGAAGCCTGGCATGAAAATCCCCTCCATGCGAAATATCCTTTCTCGGTGATCCAAGACAAGGGAAGGTGGCGGACCCACTCTCAATGGTGGGATGTCCCGATGCTCAAAGAACTCAGCCCGGAACCCTTTGTGAAAATCAACCCTGCCGATGCTGCCGCCCGCAATGTTAAGACTGGTGATATCATCAAGCTCTACAACGATCGGGGCTATGTCAAGATTAAAGCCATTGTGGATCGCGGAATTCAACCTGGTGTTTTAAGCCTGCCTAAAGGCCGGGAAAAACAGGAATTCATCGAAGGGCACTATCAGGATCTGACCTCCCGGGTGATGAATATCGTCTGTGCCAACAGTGCCTTTTTTGATGTACTGGTCCAAGTAGAAAAAGCTTAG
- a CDS encoding M20 metallopeptidase family protein, which translates to MLEKVMKAAHAIEETLITIRRDIHKQPELALQEYKTAKYIADRLRALGCEVTENVGSTGVVGLLRGRETGKTLAIRADMDALPIEEATEHGFCSATPGVMHACGHDAHIAVVLGAAEILSGLKDSLAGSIKLIFQPSEESPIGGADRMIEEGVLENPHVDAALGLHVTPELPAGQMGCKEGPFFASVAYFTIEIMGKGGHGALPQHSVNPILVAAECIQALQTIPSAQIDPMEPFVLSIGSIHGGQKSNIIPEKVTIEGTVRCFGDELMSRTGQIMENLLCSITSAYGAAYRLNFRSEVKTLINDQGMIRLIKEAGEEILGKDHTLAAQPVLLGDDFASFSQLLPSAYIYLGVGFPGQPNPPLHHPKFDLDERALPMGAALLSYTALKFLS; encoded by the coding sequence ATGCTGGAAAAAGTGATGAAGGCGGCACATGCCATTGAAGAGACGTTGATAACCATAAGACGGGATATTCATAAGCAACCTGAATTGGCATTGCAGGAGTATAAAACGGCAAAATATATAGCGGACAGGCTTAGAGCATTAGGGTGTGAAGTCACTGAAAATGTCGGGAGCACTGGGGTCGTGGGACTTCTCCGGGGAAGAGAAACGGGAAAGACCCTGGCTATCCGCGCCGATATGGATGCACTGCCGATCGAGGAAGCGACCGAGCATGGATTTTGCTCCGCCACACCGGGAGTCATGCATGCTTGTGGCCATGATGCCCATATAGCCGTTGTACTGGGTGCGGCAGAAATTCTGTCCGGCCTGAAGGACTCTCTTGCCGGCAGTATCAAGTTGATTTTCCAGCCTAGTGAAGAATCTCCTATCGGGGGAGCGGACCGGATGATCGAAGAAGGGGTCTTGGAAAATCCCCATGTGGACGCAGCGCTGGGTCTCCATGTCACACCGGAGTTACCTGCAGGCCAAATGGGCTGTAAAGAGGGCCCCTTCTTTGCCTCAGTGGCTTATTTTACTATAGAAATTATGGGGAAAGGCGGCCATGGGGCATTGCCACAGCATTCGGTTAATCCGATTTTGGTAGCTGCAGAGTGTATTCAAGCCCTGCAAACCATCCCCTCGGCTCAAATTGACCCTATGGAGCCTTTTGTTTTGTCCATAGGCTCGATTCATGGAGGGCAGAAATCCAATATCATTCCCGAAAAGGTCACTATTGAGGGGACAGTGCGCTGCTTTGGGGACGAGTTGATGAGCCGCACCGGTCAGATTATGGAAAATCTTCTTTGCTCTATTACTTCAGCTTATGGAGCCGCTTATAGACTAAATTTCCGCTCAGAAGTGAAAACCCTGATCAATGATCAAGGGATGATCCGGTTGATCAAGGAAGCCGGAGAAGAAATCCTGGGAAAAGATCATACTCTGGCTGCCCAACCTGTCCTATTAGGGGATGATTTTGCATCCTTTAGCCAGCTTTTGCCATCTGCTTATATCTATTTAGGAGTTGGCTTCCCGGGGCAACCCAATCCCCCTCTGCACCACCCCAAATTTGACCTGGATGAGCGGGCCTTGCCTATGGGAGCGGCGTTGCTCAGCTATACTGCACTCAAGTTTTTAAGCTGA
- a CDS encoding MalY/PatB family protein produces MSYNFDEYIDRYGTESTKWDAFENRFPGLDAKGCIPMWVADTDFRAPQEVIDAIVAKAEFGIFGYPKGKGKSFDQAVTGWIFQRHGWQLDPEWIVPTTGVVPAITHAIQAFTQEGDGVLIQPPVYYPFKNTIQKNKRRVIENPLLLDEETEQYEIDFADFEHKLKDPKTKLFILCNPHNPVGRVWSEEDLTKIGELCLKHQVLVFADEIHSDLILKGSRHIPLGMLDERFNQHVITAYSASKTFNLAGLQTSVVILPERRIRQRYLEQLEINQARDINIFGTIALEAAYTHGADYLKAFLEHVESNLDYALDYTEKHLQGVRIIKPQGTYLVWFDFRGTGLTADQIDALIIEKAKVAVDLGRWFGEEGAGFLRFNFACHRSTLVKALEQIKEALKAL; encoded by the coding sequence ATGAGTTACAATTTTGATGAATATATTGATCGTTACGGAACGGAAAGCACGAAATGGGATGCTTTTGAGAATCGTTTTCCCGGTTTGGACGCCAAGGGCTGTATTCCAATGTGGGTTGCCGATACGGATTTTCGAGCACCTCAGGAGGTCATCGATGCTATCGTAGCTAAAGCTGAATTTGGTATCTTTGGTTATCCCAAAGGCAAGGGGAAGTCCTTTGATCAGGCAGTCACGGGCTGGATTTTCCAACGGCATGGCTGGCAGCTTGATCCGGAATGGATAGTGCCCACGACCGGGGTAGTCCCTGCCATTACCCATGCTATTCAAGCTTTTACCCAGGAAGGGGATGGGGTGCTCATCCAGCCCCCCGTATATTACCCTTTTAAAAATACAATCCAAAAGAACAAACGGAGGGTTATTGAAAACCCCCTGCTCTTAGATGAAGAAACAGAACAATATGAAATTGATTTTGCGGACTTTGAGCACAAGCTTAAAGATCCCAAAACAAAACTGTTCATCTTGTGCAATCCTCATAACCCGGTGGGACGAGTGTGGTCTGAAGAGGATCTGACTAAAATCGGCGAGTTATGCCTTAAGCATCAGGTGCTTGTCTTTGCCGATGAAATTCACTCCGACTTGATTTTGAAGGGAAGCCGTCATATCCCCCTGGGCATGCTGGATGAACGATTTAATCAACATGTCATAACTGCCTATTCTGCCAGCAAGACCTTTAACTTAGCAGGGTTACAGACTTCAGTGGTCATTCTTCCCGAACGAAGGATTCGCCAAAGATATCTTGAACAATTGGAGATCAATCAGGCGCGGGACATCAATATATTTGGTACTATCGCTTTAGAGGCTGCCTATACTCATGGTGCAGACTACTTGAAGGCATTTCTTGAGCATGTCGAGAGTAATCTTGATTATGCCCTGGATTATACTGAGAAGCACCTGCAAGGAGTTCGCATTATTAAACCTCAAGGAACTTATTTGGTATGGTTTGATTTCCGGGGAACAGGTCTTACGGCGGATCAAATCGATGCCTTGATCATTGAGAAGGCCAAAGTGGCTGTGGATTTGGGACGCTGGTTCGGAGAAGAGGGAGCAGGTTTTCTGCGTTTTAACTTTGCTTGCCATCGTTCGACACTGGTGAAAGCCTTGGAGCAGATCAAGGAGGCTTTAAAGGCTTTGTAA
- the nrfD gene encoding NrfD/PsrC family molybdoenzyme membrane anchor subunit, which produces MAVVTNTKKSGVLNLWNLIFASFAVFGVVCWGLQLSKGLQVTNLGTHNMWGLYIVGFMIFTGVAAGCLLFAAVPYLFKLDAFKPYTPIASYLGAVASIVAASLFIIVDIGNPERAWLFITSGNFSSPMFWDFIMLASYMVISVIFTRQLLLVKAGKKAEEALKPIAWLAFLAGILVTVTSFVFCFQVARPLWNTPVQPLSFLIAALVAALAVMIVLACLLNRSEYIHMPTTLLAKMGKVVAALLCVELIIVATEVLIGLYPGSGEEHAAFSWLVAGKGAVGFWAELGALLAAIGILAMPGKAPKRGSLAAGAIIALIAVYLVKSNLLQVQLFNPLLNLPGPPVYGGSTGPYVPSLIENGLSLGIVALGALLLNLGLSKLNLRTSRQ; this is translated from the coding sequence ATGGCTGTTGTAACCAATACGAAAAAATCAGGTGTACTTAATCTGTGGAACCTTATCTTTGCCTCTTTCGCTGTCTTTGGCGTCGTGTGCTGGGGGCTGCAACTGAGCAAAGGTTTGCAAGTGACAAATCTAGGCACTCATAATATGTGGGGGCTTTATATCGTGGGCTTTATGATTTTTACGGGAGTAGCCGCAGGGTGCCTTTTATTTGCTGCTGTACCCTATCTCTTTAAACTGGACGCTTTTAAGCCCTATACCCCTATTGCCTCCTACCTGGGAGCTGTAGCCAGTATTGTAGCGGCTTCCTTGTTCATCATCGTCGATATCGGCAATCCGGAGAGAGCCTGGCTCTTTATCACCAGTGGGAACTTTTCCTCCCCGATGTTTTGGGATTTTATCATGCTGGCTTCCTATATGGTCATTTCCGTCATCTTCACTCGTCAGCTGCTCCTCGTCAAAGCAGGGAAGAAAGCGGAAGAGGCCCTTAAGCCCATAGCATGGCTCGCTTTCCTTGCCGGAATTCTCGTCACGGTAACATCCTTTGTTTTCTGTTTCCAAGTTGCAAGACCTCTATGGAACACCCCTGTTCAGCCCTTATCCTTTTTAATAGCGGCTTTGGTGGCTGCTCTGGCGGTCATGATCGTTTTAGCCTGTCTTTTAAATCGAAGTGAGTATATTCATATGCCCACCACCCTGTTGGCAAAAATGGGGAAAGTCGTTGCGGCACTGTTATGTGTAGAACTCATTATCGTAGCAACAGAGGTGCTTATAGGGCTTTATCCGGGAAGCGGTGAAGAACATGCAGCGTTTTCCTGGCTGGTTGCCGGAAAAGGGGCTGTGGGATTCTGGGCAGAGCTGGGTGCTTTGCTTGCAGCGATTGGAATACTGGCAATGCCGGGAAAAGCCCCTAAACGAGGCAGCTTAGCTGCCGGTGCCATTATCGCCTTGATTGCTGTATATCTGGTTAAATCCAATCTCCTTCAAGTCCAATTATTTAATCCGCTGCTCAACTTGCCCGGACCTCCGGTCTATGGGGGAAGCACTGGGCCTTATGTTCCATCTCTTATTGAGAACGGGCTTTCTTTAGGAATCGTGGCCCTGGGTGCTCTGCTTTTGAACCTTGGCTTGAGCAAGCTGAACCTGAGAACTTCCCGGCAATGA
- a CDS encoding 4Fe-4S dicluster domain-containing protein yields the protein MRYAMAIDLKRCIGCHTCAVACKMANNLPNEIWWNRILTVGGEAMDTAAGTFPNNTLEYLPVNCQHCANPACVKACPVGATYKREEDGIVIQDYDKCIGCRYCMVACPYSGVRQFNWKKPEYHVDFAVGDANTAPHQYNTVSKCTFCVHRLAEEKKPACMELCIGRARYFGDIDDPESDVSKAIKGRSYFHLLEEKGTKPNVYYLT from the coding sequence ATGCGTTACGCCATGGCAATCGATCTAAAACGCTGTATAGGCTGTCATACCTGTGCTGTAGCATGTAAAATGGCCAACAATCTGCCTAACGAAATTTGGTGGAACCGTATTCTTACCGTAGGTGGGGAAGCTATGGATACAGCTGCCGGGACCTTCCCGAACAATACCTTGGAGTATCTGCCGGTTAATTGTCAGCACTGTGCTAATCCGGCCTGCGTAAAAGCCTGCCCCGTCGGGGCTACCTATAAACGGGAAGAAGATGGCATCGTCATCCAGGATTATGATAAATGCATCGGCTGCCGCTACTGCATGGTGGCTTGCCCTTACAGCGGCGTTCGTCAATTCAACTGGAAAAAGCCCGAGTACCATGTAGACTTTGCCGTAGGGGATGCCAACACTGCCCCGCATCAATACAATACCGTATCCAAATGCACTTTCTGCGTTCACCGGTTGGCTGAAGAGAAAAAACCGGCCTGTATGGAGTTGTGTATTGGACGGGCCCGTTACTTCGGGGACATCGATGACCCGGAAAGCGATGTCAGCAAGGCCATCAAAGGCCGCAGCTATTTCCATTTGCTCGAAGAAAAAGGCACCAAGCCAAATGTCTACTATTTAACTTAA
- a CDS encoding TorD/DmsD family molecular chaperone — translation MSNNRQEQDAMNAFTISDFFQLLSISLRLPNHELAQAFLDGSYGRDALYILEELSCTQEEIASVREALKNLASTEEDVTAFLIQMRREYTRLFDDPKKPVVSIYETLFLHNPEDKGGVMLFMSPAALDAERCYKSAGVSLVKQSAEPADHMATELEFMMYLYAKKGKALQEESAEELAVLEKQIKEFTDLHLHKWCRAFFDKLACEAGLTFYQGLCRLGQVGLSKILA, via the coding sequence ATGAGTAATAACCGTCAAGAACAAGATGCAATGAATGCTTTTACGATCTCGGATTTCTTCCAGCTGCTCTCGATCTCCCTGCGGCTCCCTAACCATGAATTGGCCCAGGCATTTTTAGACGGCAGCTATGGACGGGATGCCCTCTACATTCTTGAGGAGCTTTCCTGCACTCAGGAGGAGATTGCTTCAGTCCGGGAAGCCTTAAAGAACCTTGCCTCGACCGAGGAGGACGTAACCGCTTTCCTCATTCAGATGAGGCGGGAATATACCCGGCTTTTTGATGATCCGAAGAAACCGGTGGTTAGTATATACGAGACTCTCTTTTTGCATAATCCTGAAGACAAAGGGGGAGTCATGCTCTTTATGAGCCCGGCCGCCCTTGACGCCGAACGTTGTTATAAAAGTGCCGGAGTCAGCCTTGTTAAGCAATCCGCAGAACCTGCCGATCATATGGCCACGGAGTTGGAGTTTATGATGTATCTCTACGCTAAGAAAGGGAAGGCCTTACAAGAGGAAAGCGCTGAGGAATTAGCGGTGCTGGAAAAGCAGATTAAAGAGTTCACGGACCTCCATCTTCATAAATGGTGCCGGGCATTTTTTGATAAACTGGCATGTGAAGCCGGGCTTACATTCTATCAAGGGTTATGCCGGTTAGGACAAGTAGGGCTGAGCAAAATACTTGCTTAA
- the nrfD gene encoding NrfD/PsrC family molybdoenzyme membrane anchor subunit, which produces MTVQTKTVEPTTKKTPSNLWNMIFAAVAVLGAVCWGLQLTQGLQVTNLGLNNMWGLYIVGFMIFTGVAAGSLLFAAVPYLFKLAEFKPYTRIAAYLGAVSSIVAASLFIIVDIGNPERAWLFITSGNLTSPMFWDFLMLASYMVISILFTRQLILVHEGKKDEGSLKPIAVIAFTAGLLVTVTSFVFCFQIARPLWNTPVQPLSFLIAALVAALSVQMILAVILNKRGYMEMPMGLMAKMARGAAVLLCIELIIVVGEILIGLYPGGGEEHAAFLWLVSGEGAVGFWAEMVTLVAAIVVLAKQDTSSKAGGILIGAILALVAIYLIKSNLLQAQLFNPLITYAGPPVYGGTTGPYVPSLIEIGLSLGIISLGALLLNLGLSKLNLGMGK; this is translated from the coding sequence ATGACAGTGCAAACAAAGACCGTCGAACCAACGACCAAAAAGACCCCGTCCAATCTGTGGAATATGATCTTTGCAGCTGTTGCCGTGCTCGGTGCAGTCTGCTGGGGGCTGCAGCTGACCCAAGGGCTGCAGGTCACCAATCTCGGCCTGAACAATATGTGGGGTCTCTATATCGTCGGCTTTATGATCTTCACCGGGGTTGCCGCCGGAAGCCTGCTCTTTGCGGCAGTACCTTATCTTTTCAAGCTGGCTGAGTTTAAACCCTATACCCGGATTGCCGCTTATCTGGGCGCAGTGTCCAGCATCGTGGCCGCCTCCCTCTTCATCATCGTGGACATCGGCAACCCGGAGCGGGCCTGGCTCTTCATTACCAGCGGCAATTTGACCTCACCGATGTTCTGGGACTTCCTGATGCTGGCCTCTTATATGGTGATTTCCATCCTCTTTACCCGTCAGCTGATCTTGGTCCACGAAGGCAAAAAAGATGAAGGGTCCCTGAAACCTATTGCTGTCATCGCCTTCACCGCCGGGCTCTTGGTCACAGTCACCTCCTTTGTCTTTTGTTTCCAAATCGCCCGTCCCCTGTGGAATACTCCGGTGCAGCCCCTATCCTTTTTAATCGCAGCCTTAGTGGCCGCCTTGTCCGTGCAGATGATTCTGGCAGTCATCCTGAATAAGAGGGGTTATATGGAGATGCCCATGGGGCTTATGGCGAAGATGGCAAGAGGGGCAGCTGTTCTGCTGTGCATCGAGCTGATCATCGTCGTGGGTGAAATCCTTATCGGCCTTTATCCCGGAGGGGGAGAAGAGCATGCCGCCTTCCTCTGGCTGGTCAGTGGAGAAGGAGCGGTCGGATTCTGGGCGGAAATGGTGACCTTGGTGGCCGCCATCGTGGTTCTGGCCAAGCAGGATACCTCATCCAAGGCAGGGGGAATCCTGATCGGTGCTATATTGGCCTTGGTAGCGATCTATCTTATCAAATCCAACCTGTTGCAGGCCCAATTATTTAATCCCCTCATTACCTATGCAGGCCCGCCGGTTTATGGCGGGACAACAGGTCCATATGTGCCCTCATTGATTGAGATTGGTTTGTCTTTGGGTATCATCTCTTTGGGAGCATTGCTTCTGAATCTGGGATTAAGTAAGCTGAATCTCGGAATGGGCAAATAA
- a CDS encoding Crp/Fnr family transcriptional regulator, whose product MKKQCAGNPFCDALDPETRAYLCEHSTLIVQMPKQIQSTDQGNPHLELIIKGVLFTFNLHEDGTQEFIHLIKKGDVLGTRQLFESLRIPEYNMMTLTEVHKCSIPLKVAETLYKENRVFAQALMENLLDMMNNLTRWVSMRSRNGTEKVQKVYELLQDLDTDMTMITQEDLALIAGVSRITVARAMKEIYKK is encoded by the coding sequence ATGAAAAAACAGTGCGCTGGTAACCCCTTCTGTGATGCTCTTGATCCGGAGACCCGGGCTTACCTCTGCGAGCATTCCACCCTTATTGTCCAAATGCCTAAACAAATACAATCCACGGATCAGGGCAACCCCCACCTTGAACTGATCATTAAGGGAGTTCTTTTCACCTTTAACTTGCACGAAGATGGGACTCAAGAATTTATTCATCTAATCAAAAAAGGAGATGTCCTGGGAACCCGCCAACTTTTTGAAAGCCTGAGAATCCCGGAATATAATATGATGACACTTACCGAAGTTCATAAATGCAGTATTCCCTTAAAAGTTGCGGAAACGCTTTATAAGGAAAACAGAGTGTTTGCCCAGGCTTTGATGGAAAACCTTCTCGACATGATGAATAACTTGACTCGTTGGGTAAGTATGCGCTCCAGAAATGGAACAGAAAAAGTCCAGAAGGTTTATGAATTGCTTCAGGATCTGGACACCGACATGACGATGATTACTCAAGAGGATCTCGCCCTTATCGCAGGGGTCAGCCGTATCACCGTTGCCAGAGCTATGAAAGAAATCTATAAAAAATGA